gatgcattttatatttttcaacaataaatatattttactctttgtattataattgaatcagTAATAATGCGATAACTAaaagtcaatatattatgttgtattaccGTTTTttctatctataatatattgctacatattatatttaggtaagcagtataactttcaaaaatatataatatattatattaggttatcatattatattatatattaatataatatataatatatattagttcttaatataattttaataaattttgcctatatttgatttttatttaaataaaaaattataggtatgtatattgtatctaCTCCAAAAGAATTTACGTATGATTACCAATAGGCAATAGGTAATATAGAAgttttctatttaattatattcgaAAAGTAgttattcaataaatacaaatcaagCTATGTTAATATACAGTTTATACGATCTATACAatgctacataatatattaaggtaAGCAGtgacttaaattataatcaatagatCATGGGTACGCGcggacatttaaaataatacggcGGCATTTACGTATACGCATTTTATAATGATGAGAGACGTCCTAGACGTCATAGAATAATGAAAGTCGCTCCCGAAGTCCCGACTGAGCACAATCGACGGCCGGCCGCCGACTGCGGGTAGTGGGCGTGACTTAAACGTCGCGTGCATGCGGATCGCGAAAACACTTAACAGCGCGTTCTCTCGGCCGTTACACGCGTACAGGTTttggtgtagcgtcctcttaatgctAACGACTATAGGAACAAATAGTCTGATAACGAATATGTGATAAGAATTACGAACGGTTCAAAACAAACCGTTATCACGGTTCACCCCATTTAAATTACACAGGCAAGAAATAATTTGAACtagatattcatttttaatacatttctgTTCAATTCTTAGCCTAATGaccattcattatttaaaatatacacgttttgacaaattttaattcaataacctTGAAGATTGGTGTATTTGTTCGTGAGAAAAtcgaattttataaaagtaaatattgaagcagaacaatataattattcactgtctttgataaaataagttttaattttttaatttctgttgAGGTTGTAAGAATTGTGTAATTCTCTCCTACCCTAATCCATAATTTAGGAGTTGATGCACtgttgaagattttattttttgactttTATTACTTTGTGTTCTTAAAACTTTCATCTTCGTGAAAAAATTTGTGTAAGTACCTGATTAAATAGAgtaggtttatttttttcttgtaatttaaaaatatgacttCGCATACCACAATCAAGCTTTCttccataattaattttattgatgacAAAAAGATATTCTCGAAGGGAGAAAATTCATTTGAAAGTGGTCATGTGGTATGCTTTAATTATTTGTCTGATGTTGGAATTTTAAGTGGCCAAGTTCATGCTAGCATGAAAAATAAACTGTATGATGTTAAGGTAGGTATtctatatgaacataatatgtttaatttttatctattgattattatatattataaatacttactcTTATTCATATACAGATATTCTTCAAAGGTAGTGATGTTGATTATGCTACTTGTACTTGTCCAACTGGTCGTACTAAGTGTCATCATATGGTATCTCTGCTTCTTCATGGACACAACAATATATCTGTTACAGACGTTTCTTGTAGTTGGTCGAAAAAAGGTACAAAAGATAGTGAAGATATTCAGACTATTCATGAAATGTATCCAAATGATTTTAAAGCTATAAAAGATAATTCAGGTGTAGATTTTGCGGGTATATGCTATAACAAGTTGGTCactatggaaaaaaaatgttgggtTTACTTGGTTACTAAGCCCAGAACCCAAATCTAATGATTTTAGTGATATTTTGAAGTTGGACCATTTCATACATTCTGAAGAATTTCGAGtatcacataattataaattgatgtTAGATATGTTTAAAGTAAGTTTTGATGATATAAAAAGAATAGCATCAGAAACTGTTGGTCAGTCTGAAAATATCAAGTGGTGCCTTTATCGAAAGTATAGATTAACGTCtagtaattttcataaaattcttCAGTCCATAAAGAGAAATCGTTATCCTACTTCACTATTTAAAACCTTATTGGGTACTTATTGTGTTGAGGGGGTAAAATCAATCGAATGGGGTAAGACACATGAAATAAATGCAGtacaagaatttgaaaaaaaatataatatgcaagtaATAAAAACTGGAGTTTGGTTACATGAGTCTGGGTTGTTAGCATCCAGTCCAGATGGTCTAACTTTTATTGATGATAACTCAATGAGTTGCATTGAAGTAAAATGTCCTTATAAATATAGGGATGAAGATTTAAAAGACTGCCTGTCAAAAACTAaagattatataattaattttgatgttgctagtaataatttcattttgaatCCTATTCACCAGTATTATGATCAAATTCAAGCACAAATGTATATGACAAAAACAACATCTACTATTCTTATTGTTTGGACACCTAAATCTTTGGTAgccttaaaagtttttaaagatGATGCCTGGTCAACAAATATAGACttgttattaaacttttattataatcaatttattccttttattttatcaaataattcaacttattaatataatttttattttgttctgtataaaacttagataatttttttttttgacaaatgcatatttattttatatttagtttatcattcttgattaatattaaattaatgttcaaCTTCTTTTAATATAGGATTTTGGAAATTTACTAAAGCAGCACAAAGTTGGAATACCAAAGAAGCCCTTGTATACAACGTGTTTGGAATGTGAgctaaaattttgaaatttttaagtctTACCATAACTCTTTCTACGTGTATTCGGGCCCTAGCTATGTTTTTTGTACGAATAACTTCACTGGGCGTAAATTGTGGAGTCATTAAAAACGGAGGAATGTTCAAAGAAATTCCAGGAGGCAAAATGTcagatattaaaaatcctttgtcgGCTAAAACTAAGTCACCTGGTTGTAATATTTCTAAGACTCCACAAtgacttacaatttttttgtctgAAGTAGATCCTGGGTACAACTTACTAGCATAAGTAATTACACCATTAGGAGCCACTCCAACAAGTCCTTTGAGGGTATTTCTATGTTTATATGAGCTGTAAGTCAATTTCTGATCAACTAATGAGTTTGGAATATCACAGGACATTTCAGTGCAGTCTAAAGTAATCctacagtttttaaaatcattgaaGCAATTAGGTAAAcagttttggtttttattttgagaTGGTACTTTACTCATTAAGctgacaaataaaatttcatgaagAACACTAAtgaaagttattataatattgccaatTGTAGATTCACTAATACCAAATCTGAATGCTAAGTCTGTATAACATAAGTTTAATCTTAATTTCATCAGAGTCATAAGAACTTGGTCATTTAAACATAACTTCTTCACactccaagtataataataattgatttcaaCTTTAGAAACCAGTTCAATAATAAGATCAAACATAACTTTACTAATGCCacaataaaaatcaaacattttgccATTGGATTCTATAGAGTGGTAACCAAAAGAACGGTTTTTAAGAATCATAATTTCCTTGTTTAAACTATCATTTTTAGATTGAAGTGActcaattaattgatttttttcttttataacatTGTTACTGGAAGCTTCTTCTTCATTGGGCATACTCACAGTTTCAATTTCACAATTAAGTTTAGTGTTCATAGATTCACCATTATCAATATCGTTTTCAGTCTCAACAAGTACTTTTTGGCgcctttaatattaaaaacatcattattatacaagaatgttaactaattaattaaataaaatacaacataaaactgatgcaaaaatgtattctaaatCAATCATCTTCAGCTACATTTAACAAtagttatattagtaattacaaataattcatgcactatctaataaaaataatattttggacaTAAAGAATGTTttacaaattcaataaatacttCTCCACACatagaaataacaattatttaaacatacaaaattattacattactaaaaatgaCAAAGTTTAACCataaagtttataattaaactaaaaataagttTACTTAAAATGTTAGTAATCACAAACACAGTAGCATAATTGAAGACCTTGGAGCAACAATAAGATGTCTCCATATTTTGGTTAAGATTAGTTTTTGATTGCacagtaagaaaaaaaaaacttaagcaTTAGTTTGGAGgacacagaaaataataattaatttaggtaatttaaatataggtaacattcatcagtacatattttttaaattactttttaaacaaagattttcaaatttttttgattcaaattaaatctttttttcaaagaaaggatttatgataattttaaattgtatttttttgtttccacCCACTGGCAACTTACCCCATTGGTCCACTCTGGGAACAAACATTGACATAATTAATAGTCACAACATATATCGTGCATCAAAATTCAACTTGGAAAAAACTACATAAGGATATTACAGCATACTTTGTGCATTTTTCTGGAGaagcaaaattaaaatgtgaatttttattCCACGAAAAAATACTAGGACCATTGATTTTTAATCCTTCCTTAAAATGACAATTGcaaatttttgtgttttttgtgGGTATAGCATCTGATCTTCTACATTAATAACAAGGAAATGTTAccaatataaatagtaaataatatattattttgatatagtataaaaattgaactaaaGTTAACAAGATCCTACCTTACTGCTTTGGCCCAATTATTGCGTAGTGCATCATTTGCAGGGAACCTAAAAACTTACAGTCTTCCCTATTAGAAATATGGGAACATAACGGAACCCAACACTGaaccatatttataaatttataaaactaaaaacaagtaaagaacaaatatttaatttttgtcattgGGTAGACTTAACTTTTACTTATTGAAGTATTAGCTGATAGTCTATACGACTATACGCAATATTGTTCTGCttcaatatttacttttataaaattcgaTTTTCTCACGAACAAATACACCAATCTTCAaggttattgaattaaaatttgtcaaaacgtgtatatttaaaataatgaatggtCATTAGGCTAAGAATTGaacagaaatatattaaaaatgaatatctaGTTCAAATTATTTCTTGCCTGTGTAATTTAAATGGGGTGAACCGTGATAACGGTTTGTTTTGAACCGTTCGTAATTCTTATCACATATTCGTTATCAGACTATTTGTTCCTATTCCGCACTGGGTACAGGTAGGTTGACGTTAACCTCACGACTACACGAAAAAGTACCATACGACGTTCACAACATTGATAGTTGATTCTAAGAAAAATGCTGGTGAAAAACTTATCAAATACTATAACTTATAGCTATAATTATACTTTATCGGTTGACATTAACGGAAACGAATGTAATTTGATAAGCTTCTTTGTACCAATTATCAATACTGTGGATTTACGAAAAcggtttcatttattatttatattataaggcttaaaaataaaaatattataccaacgttttaaattttagccGACCCATTTCAAATTATTGGCAACCCAAAATTGTGTCGcgaccctaacctaacctatggttaagaaccgctggtgtatagtgtgtagtacgaaattgAAAAGTGTGTTATTCTAATTAaacctttataataaaataatgtataattttatatcttcacatttttttatattttaatggttttttgccaaaccactaattattatctactacacagacacacaataaacaatattttgtgttttcacGACTTAAGGTGCGATTCCTAAGGAAGCGTCTAGTGACGCGCGACCGGCGCGGCTGACGCGGCGCGATTCTATTTTTGGTTGCGCTGGGACTtctttatctatttttaaatgtaagcgATTCCTAACATCGCCGCGCGGCGCGTGCGTCTGTAGACGCGTGACTGACGACCGCTCCGTAGGCGGTCAAAACGCACGAGACGCGCGACCGAGCATCGTTGAGtacatataattcaaaattatattaaattatattgttgttgtttaatatatttttttgtaaaatgtctTCAAAAGTGACTTTTACATTTGAAGAGGATTCTCTGCTGGCTGATTATGTTAGCAGACATCCATGTCTGTATGATTTACAACATAATGCGTATAAAGACATACACATAAAAGAAAACGTATGGAAAGAAATAGCCACGCGTTTAAAGAAAAGtggtaagtatatttatttacatttaattattataataattagtttgtaatattatattttataaattaaaaaaaattaaagttaaaaatgtaaaaaaaaattaattaattttgaaaatgatcatagttgaacataatatacaagaaataatacctacctaataattttaatactaaaattctgaatacaatattttcttttttagataataatacatatacctactcgtaatatgaagtcataatataaaattataaagtataaagtaataataaaataaaagtaataagtatCAAGTATCAGTTTGTTGTGTTTGTTGATCTTGCCATGGAACAGCCCCTTGtgtactattaaaataacatttaaacttGTCTCTCACAAAAAAACCATCAAAATTTGCATATCCTCCAGATCTAGCAAGTGGAATCATACTTTTGGAGGGGGGTGCTTCACTATTGTCAAAttcatagtaataattgtttgttgTTTCCAAATATCTATTACGAAGCAGATTGTGAAGGCAACAAGCtgataatactaaattatcaaCAGTTTCGGTTTTTAAAGCTATAGGAGTATAGAAAACACGAAATATTTGACTTAAAAGTCCAAAACTGTTTTCCGATGTTCTTCTGGCTCGTGACAAACGGTagttaaaaatcgttttttcatAATCGTTCCTTGCCTCACCTCGTGTATATGGTCGCATCATATGAGGCTCTAACCTGAACGCTTCATCACCGACATGAACGTATGGCAATGACTGTTCGGAATTCGGAAGCTTGGCGCAATTTGGGAAGTATTCTCCTTGTTGTATTCGTTTGAATAAACTGGATTTTGTGAATATACCGCTGTCGCCTTCCTTGCCATACGCACCAATATCTAcgtatataaatttacaattggCATCAACAATAGCCagtaaaacaattgaaaaaaagtccttataattaaagaaaagCGATCCAGTTTTTCGGGGACAAAAGATCCGTATATGTTTCCCGTCGATCGCTCCAATGCAGTTGGGGAAATTCCATCTCGTCCAAAATTCAGCTGAAATACGCAGTAAATCTTC
This genomic window from Metopolophium dirhodum isolate CAU chromosome 1, ASM1992520v1, whole genome shotgun sequence contains:
- the LOC132948038 gene encoding uncharacterized protein LOC132948038 — encoded protein: MRCYGHQVAIIHGTGESLRSLAFSFRISQSYITRILQLVLKSLSSQLTPILIPSPSKEDLLRISAEFWTRWNFPNCIGAIDGKHIRIFCPRKTGSLFFNYKDFFSIVLLAIVDANCKFIYVDIGAYGKEGDSGIFTKSSLFKRIQQGEYFPNCAKLPNSEQSLPYVHVGDEAFRLEPHMMRPYTRGEARNDYEKTIFNYRLSRARRTSENSFGLLSQIFRVFYTPIALKTETVDNLVLSACCLHNLLRNRYLETTNNYYYEFDNSEAPPSKSMIPLARSGGYANFDGFFVRDKFKCYFNSTQGAVPWQDQQTQQTDT
- the LOC132948027 gene encoding uncharacterized protein LOC132948027, translated to MNTKLNCEIETVSMPNEEEASSNNVIKEKNQLIESLQSKNDSLNKEIMILKNRSFGYHSIESNGKMFDFYCGISKVMFDLIIELVSKVEINYYYTWSVKKLCLNDQVLMTLMKLRLNLCYTDLAFRFGISESTIGNIIITFISVLHEILFVSLMSKVPSQNKNQNCLPNCFNDFKNCRITLDCTEMSCDIPNSLVDQKLTYSSYKHRNTLKGLVGVAPNGVITYASKLYPGSTSDKKIVSHCGVLEILQPGDLVLADKGFLISDILPPGISLNIPPFLMTPQFTPSEVIRTKNIARARIHVERVMVRLKNFKILAHIPNTLYTRASLVFQLCAALVNFQNPILKEVEH